The sequence GCAAATTGGGTTTTGCCCAAAGAAAACCCTCCACGCTGGCTATAATCACCAAAAATAAAAAAGCCGTTCTTATAGACGTTGGAACGGATATTAGGGATTTACTGCACGTTCCTCTTGAGGCAATCCTCCTCACTCACTGGCACCACGATCACATATATGGCTTATATAAGCTCCGGTGGATTGCAAAGAAAACAACCCTTTATGCCCCAAAAGGAGATGCAGACTGGCTCATGGTTAACGACCCCAAGAATATTGATGTGAAGTTCATCAAAGCTGGGGATGTCTTGGAAATTGATTCCCTTAGAATAACCGCTCTAAAACTCAACCATCAAGTGGAAACCCTAGGCTACCTGATAGAGGAAGACAACAAGAGTGTGGCGGTTCTTTATGACACCAAGGGACTTCCCGAAGAGACACTCGAACTATTAGAGAAGAAAAACCTTCGCCTAGCTATTGTGGATGCCACCTATTCACCGGGCATAGATGATCCCTATCACAACAACGTCGATGAGGGAGCTCAAATTGGGCTTAAACTGGCAGAAAGAACGCTTTTAAGCCACATATCTCACAAAAACCTCCCGTTTTTAATGCTGGATGAGTACGTAAGAAAGAAATATGGAGGAAAAGTTCTTGTAGCATACGATGGGATGCTCTTTTACGTGTGAGGTGAGATGATGATACCCGAGCTTGCTAAAAGAAGGAAAACCGTGAGAAAATTCAGAAAAGAAAAGCCGCCCATAGAGAAGCTCTTAATGGCTTTAGAAGCAGCAAAAGAAGCTCCCTCCGGAATGAATGCCCAGCCGTGGCATTTTGTTATCGTTGAGAGCATTGAAATGAAGAAACAGATTCGGGAGATCTGCGAGAGAGGAGAGAGAAAGTTTTACGAGAAAATGAAAGGAAAACTTGGAGAGTGGCTGCAGGAGAAGGGGTTTACATGGCAAAAGCCCTTTTTGAGTGAAGCTCCCTATCTCGTTCTCGTGTTTACCGATGTTAGGGCGCCTTTTGCAGTCCAGTCAACATGGCTTGCTGTAGGGTATCTCTTGCTTGCCCTTGAGGAAGAAGGGCTCGGCACGGTAACTTACACTCCTCCCAATCCCAAAGAGCTTGAAGAACTTGTAAATGCTCCTAAATATTACAAGCTCCAGACAATACTGCCTGTAGGTTATCCCGACGATGAAAAGCCTAAATACGAAAGAAAAGCCCTTAAAGAAGTTATCAGCTTTGAAAAATTTGAAGAAAAAGAAAGCTAGCTTACTTGCTCCACTCCAAGGTCTTCGAGCTTGAGGTATGCATATATATATAAAGCTCCTCGTTGGTCTTTGGATCTTTATACCCATAAGTCCCCTCACCCTCTATTACGAGAGGCAGGTAAGGAGAGATCTTTCCTTTTCCACTCAATGAGAGCCCCTCTGCTCCGGCGTAACTCCATTGAGCCTCTACAACCTTGAAGGATAGACCTCCAAGCGTAATACTTCCATCGGGTTTTGTCTCCCAAGTCCATGTGTGCAGTCCATCGCTCCAGGTTCCGCTCTGTGGAACGAGCAAGTTGTAATCTTCCCATGTGTACCATATCCCAAAGTGAATTGTTGCAAACCAGCCCATGTAGAGGTAGCTCAAATCATAGTCAACGTCAGAGAGAATGTCATTGTCACCCTCAAAGTAGGGGAACAAACCGCTCTGGAATGGCGTTGGATTGTAGAATGCAAATGTTTTTCCATTGTATTCAATTCTCATCCCCACAAACTGTGCATCTCCCCCATAGGGAGATAACGCAGCAAACCATGCAATATCCCATGGATAAATAGCGGCAGTGGTCTGGTTGCTCTTGTACCAAATTGTTATTGTGAGCTTCCCCTCCAAGCTTTCAGCCTTTATTGGAGTAACCACCGTCTGATACGCCCAAACCTCGAATTCGCCCAAATCTTTTTTATTCATTTGCATATCTTGTCCATAAACATGTATGGTTTCTTTTCCAATTTTCTTCTCAATTTCATATTCGTACATAGGTGCTGTTTGATTTGGCTTAACCTTGTAGTAGTATTTGTAATAGGTTATGATATACCTTTTTCCATTAAGCTCGAAGGGAGCGTACTCCCATGGTCTCCAATAAGCTTCCTCCGTGGGAGTTTGAGTAGTTGTAGTTTGAGTTGGAGTCTCAGTTGTGGTGGTTGTAGTGTAAGTTGTGGTTGTTTGTGTGGGGGAAGAAGTCGTCGTAGTTTGGGCCGGAGAAGAGGTTGTAGTCTGGGTGAGGGTTTCACTTTGTGTGGTGGTCTGTGTTGGGGTAGAAGTTTCTTGGGTTTTTGTTCCTCCTCCAATACAGCCAGCTATAAAAACCAAACCAACCAAAAAGAAAGCCAACAAGAGGTTGAATTTTTTCATGTCTCTTTACCTCCACTAAGAGCCCGAGTAGGGCCGATTTTGGAGACTTACATTACTATTTTGGACATTCATCCTTAAATATTTTTCTTTTATTCAAAATAAAACGAAAATTTGGCGAAAATAGTTCTAAGATTGAACCTTAAATTTTGACATTGATATAGTAAATTTCAGCCTTTTAGATGCTCTTCAAGCTCTTTCAGCACTTCCATTTGTTCTTGAGTCTCGACTGCGGAAGGCTTAAGGGAGCGCACCTTTGCAAGTGCTTCCCTTAAAGAAAGCCCATGAGCGTGCATAAGGTATGCAGTTACCACAGTTCCACTCCTTCCACTTCCGCCAAGGCAATGTACCAAGACCTTTTTGCCTTCTTTGGTTTTCTTTTCTATCCACTCGACAATCTTAAGCAGCTCCTCTAAAGATGGTGCGGTAAAGTCCTCTATTGGTGCATAAAGAACTTCAACACCCCTTTTGGTAAGCTCCTCCAAGTCGTAATACAGCTCGTATTCGTAGGTAAGAACAACCACAGCATTAAATTTTTCCGCAATTTCTGGAATGTTTTCCGGGTAAGGCATAGGTGAAAAAGCCACATTCTCATCAACGAACTTTGGATACACCATTTTTAGCCCCATCCCAAAATTCGCTGGATAACATTATAAACTCTTACGCTGATCTTTAGTTAAGGTGAGAAAAATGAGAAAAGAAGAGCTTAGGCTCTTTCTGCCAGTTTTGGTTTTTATAGGAATCTTGTGGTTTTTCAGACCGTGGTTCCATGGAATTGCAATGAGCTTTTACAGAAACCCAACGATAATATACCTCTTCATCATATTAGCAGCCATCTTAATATACAGCTCCAAGAAAAAGTTTGTTGAAGAACCCACAAGAAGAAATGCCTCATTGGGAGGTATCTTTGCCTTAGTGATCCTCTTATTGATCATTATCTCGGTATTCACAGGAGCCCTTTCAAATACCGCCCTTTACAAAGAATATCACCCCATCCAAGTTTCAAACGAGCTCGAACTTTCAAGCAGTAAGATCAGGATTTTGCCCAAGTTAACTGCGTACCGTTATGCGGTCGATACGATAGAATATGCCCGATATACACTAGGTTCTTCCCATCTAACCATTAGGGACGGAACTCCGGTTTGGGGGTTCTTTATAATCCCCGATGGAGCATGGAACGCAATAAGGCTCAAAGATAAGGGTGTTCTCTTCGTTGACATGAACACCACCCAAGCAAGAATGAAAAGAATCGAGAACGAACTCCAAGTCGGCCCAGGAATGCAGATATTTGACAACCTTGAGTGGAATCTCTACAAAAAGCACTATCTAATAGACCTCGACATTCCGCGGGCACTCTATTACGAGGGCAAGATTTACATCGTTGTGCCCTACATCTCGTACAGCTTCCGCGTCTTTTATACCGTTCCCGAATGGGGAGGAGTCTTAATCGTTGATGAAGATGGCAACATAGAGGATCTAACCCCTGAAGAAGCCGTTAAAGATGAACGTCTTAAGGACTTTCCAATCTTCCCAGAGCTTTTAACAAGAAAGATCGTTCACGCTCAAAATTACTGGAAGGAAAGTGTGCTTTCAAACATAAAGAACCTCTGGCTTCACCACGAGAACCAGATAGAGCTTATAGATGTGAGTGGTCAAGGAAACAGACAGCCTTTCCTTGTCATTGCCAACGATGGGAAAGAATACTGGATGATTGCTGTGGAGCCATATGGTAGGGCCCATGGGTTAGCTGCAATATATTTAATCAATGCTCAAACTGGAGAAATGAGCCAAGTAAAGTTCGAGACCCCTCTAACAGGGCCAGTAAAAGCAATAGATTATGTTAAAAAAGCCCTCCCAACTTTCGACTGGAGCCAGTTTATGGCAGTTGAGCCGATTCCAATCTTCCTAAACGGAGAGCTATGGTGGAGGGTTGCGATAATCCCCGGAAGCGGTTCGGGTGTTGCGAAGATAGCTTTTGTAAATGCGGAGACCAAAGACGTGCAGATTTTTGAAAACGAAGACGAAGTTAGAGCGTTCCTTCTCTATGGGCAGGTAGGAGCAAAAGTTGAGGAGATCAGCGGAGTTGTTAAGGGAATGTACTCATACATCAAAGAGGGAAACACCCACTGGGTACTGATAATTGGAAACGAAACTCTCCATTTAAGTGCAGACCAGTTAAGCGATGAGCTCATCCTCAAAGTGCTTAGCTTAAGAGAAGGAGACAGCGTAACTGTAAAAATAAGTGAAGGAAGGGTCGTGGAGATCGAGAAAAAGTAGAAGT comes from Thermococcus litoralis DSM 5473 and encodes:
- a CDS encoding protein-tyrosine phosphatase family protein; the protein is MVYPKFVDENVAFSPMPYPENIPEIAEKFNAVVVLTYEYELYYDLEELTKRGVEVLYAPIEDFTAPSLEELLKIVEWIEKKTKEGKKVLVHCLGGSGRSGTVVTAYLMHAHGLSLREALAKVRSLKPSAVETQEQMEVLKELEEHLKG
- a CDS encoding nitroreductase family protein yields the protein MMIPELAKRRKTVRKFRKEKPPIEKLLMALEAAKEAPSGMNAQPWHFVIVESIEMKKQIREICERGERKFYEKMKGKLGEWLQEKGFTWQKPFLSEAPYLVLVFTDVRAPFAVQSTWLAVGYLLLALEEEGLGTVTYTPPNPKELEELVNAPKYYKLQTILPVGYPDDEKPKYERKALKEVISFEKFEEKES
- a CDS encoding MBL fold metallo-hydrolase, which produces MIVYFIGTGGSEGIPAHLCTCQTCEEARKLGFAQRKPSTLAIITKNKKAVLIDVGTDIRDLLHVPLEAILLTHWHHDHIYGLYKLRWIAKKTTLYAPKGDADWLMVNDPKNIDVKFIKAGDVLEIDSLRITALKLNHQVETLGYLIEEDNKSVAVLYDTKGLPEETLELLEKKNLRLAIVDATYSPGIDDPYHNNVDEGAQIGLKLAERTLLSHISHKNLPFLMLDEYVRKKYGGKVLVAYDGMLFYV